Proteins from one Rosa chinensis cultivar Old Blush chromosome 7, RchiOBHm-V2, whole genome shotgun sequence genomic window:
- the LOC112178567 gene encoding F-box/kelch-repeat protein At5g42350, whose translation MYSERLSDEESLHQDFAALRVSRRLMRTVSQKLRKKGQKSGGEEEDDLKGISLRCLTLYGRGGGCKVGADTGDEFGDPSTRRRSSASDEGKGYRPICGTEESGVDCFSYGMRERFWKKHNRKEFELEESVRHSRMHIFLPDDILELCLVRLPLTSLMTARLVCKKWKRLTTTPRFLHMRREGSHLNPWLFLFGAVKDGYCSGVIHALDVSQNQWHGIDADILRGRFMFSVASIQDDIYIVGGCSSLNNSGRLDRSSFKTHKGVMMFSPLTKSWRKVASMKHARSMPILGVSEVSFDFSIIQSHHNRQDRRIPRSRVGGVSDVYEDPHRLSLRRQSRYAVDGNESSILTSRKSYKFIKHKNDTSGMKGYRRFVLIAVGGLGPWDEPLDSGEIYDSISNKWTEIQRLPLDFGVISSGVVCNGMFYVYSETDKLAGYDIERDFWVGIQTTPFPPRVHEYYPKLVSCNGRVFMLSVLWCEGDGQIGRRNKAVRKLWELDLMYLNWYEVSVHPDAPMDWNAGFVANGNLIFGIEMFKIFGQVLDFFTVCDVSDMEMKWSHISRNHVTRELDASSCMTKSMAVLHL comes from the coding sequence ATGTATTCAGAGAGACTATCTGATGAAGAATCTCTTCATCAAGATTTTGCAGCTTTGAGGGTATCAAGGCGTCTGATGAGAACTGTTAGCCAGAAGTTGAGGAAGAAGGGTCAGAAATCTGGAGGAGAAGAGGAGGATGATTTGAAGGGGATATCGTTGAGATGTCTTACCTTGTATGGTAGAGGTGGGGGTTGCAAAGTAGGCGCTGACACAGGTGATGAGTTTGGGGATCCAAGTACCAGGAGGAGGTCGAGTGCCAGTGATGAAGGAAAGGGATACCGACCTATATGTGGCACTGAGGAATCTGGAGTGGATTGCTTCTCGTATGGGATGAGGGAGCGATTTTGGAAGAAGCATAACAGAAAGGAATTTGAGCTTGAAGAATCAGTAAGACATAGCAGAATGCACATATTTCTTCCAGATGATATCCTTGAACTGTGCTTGGTGAGGCTCCCACTAACTAGTCTCATGACCGCACGCCTTGTGTGTAAGAAATGGAAACGGTTGACCACTACTCCTCGATTCCTTCATATGAGACGGGAAGGTTCACATCTGAATCCGTGGTTGTTTCTGTTTGGTGCTGTTAAAGATGGTTATTGCTCTGGTGTGATACATGCATTGGATGTGTCTCAAAACCAATGGCATGGGATAGATGCTGATATTCTAAGGGGAAGATTCATGTTTTCTGTTGCTAGCATCCAGGATGATATTTATATTGTTGGAGGCTGTTCTAGCTTGAACAACTCTGGGAGGCTGGATAGGAGCTCATTTAAGACGCACAAAGGGGTGATGATGTTTAGTCCCTTAACTAAGTCTTGGCGTAAAGTTGCATCTATGAAGCATGCAAGATCAATGCCTATTTTAGGAGTTTCTGAGGTcagttttgatttttcaatcatTCAAAGCCACCACAATCGACAAGATAGACGTATCCCCAGGTCCCGGGTTGGTGGGGTGTCAGATGTTTATGAAGATCCTCACAGGCTGTCCCTGAGGCGTCAAAGTAGATATGCAGTTGATGGAAATGAATCTTCAATCTTGACCAGTAGAAAGTCATACAAGTTTATCAAACATAAAAATGATACCTCAGGCATGAAGGGTTATAGAAGATTTGTGCTTATTGCTGTAGGTGGTCTTGGACCATGGGATGAGCCTTTGGATTCTGGAGAAATATATGATTCTATATCAAATAAATGGACAGAAATTCAAAGGCTGCCTTTGGACTTTGGGGTCATTTCTTCTGGGGTAGTTTGTAATGGGATGTTTTATGTCTATTCTGAAACTGACAAGCTCGCAGGATATGACATAGAACGGGATTTCTGGGTTGGGATCCAAACCACTCCCTTCCCACCCCGTGTTCATGAATATTACCCAAAACTGGTATCTTGTAATGGCCGGGTTTTCATGCTCTCTGTCTTGTGGTGTGAAGGGGATGGTCAAATAGGCCGGAGAAACAAGGCTGTTAGAAAATTATGGGAGCTAGATCTCATGTATCTCAACTGGTACGAGGTCTCTGTGCATCCTGATGCTCCAATGGACTGGAATGCTGGGTTTGTTGCAAATGGAAATCTGATATTTGGCATTGAGATGTTCAAAATATTTGGTCAAGTATTGGATTTTTTCACTGTATGCGATGTGTCTGACATGGAGATGAAATGGAGTCATATCTCAAGGAACCATGTTACTCGTGAACTGGATGCTTCTTCATGCATGACAAAATCGATGGCTGTGCTACATCTGTAA